The following coding sequences are from one Dermacentor silvarum isolate Dsil-2018 chromosome 4, BIME_Dsil_1.4, whole genome shotgun sequence window:
- the LOC119450579 gene encoding alpha-tocopherol transfer protein-like, translating into MPIICDKTEAEVEGPLKDLETLAMEELGETPEVKQRCLAELRQLLEGEDNLRVPQDDAFLLMFLRARKYRVNDALKRLKNYFRVRKQMPEYFEDLTPSSVPYQTVFYDHKLILSSKKRDPLRRAIGYVRFGAWNSDICSMNELVSCVMMAMECNLLSEETQIRGAVGIIDMEGFSAHHLITLSPWFLRRVVTIIQDSLPVRIKGLYFVNTPAIFTFVYSLIKSLMSAKLRKRLRLLGSDFSTLGDILPSEFIPKEYGGEREDFDYESQETFFQSKTSHFEQMRQFGYSSAK; encoded by the exons ATG cCGATCATCTGTGATAAAACTGAAGCTGAAGTCGAGGGTCCACTGAAAGACCTGGAGACCCTGGCAATGGAAGAGCTGGGTGAAACCCCGGAAGTGAAACAAAGATGTTTGGCAGAGTTACGACAGCTTCTTGAAG GAGAAGACAACCTGCGAGTGCCTCAAGACGACGCATTCCTGCTCATGTTCCTTCGAGCCCGCAAATACCGAGTGAACGACGCACTCAAAAGACTGAAAAACTACTTCCGCGTTCGCAAGCAAATGCCTGAGTATTTTGAAGATCTAACACCATCTAGCGTCCCATACCAGACAGTATTTTATGACCACAAGCTCATTTTGTCGTCGAAAAAGAGAGATCCACTGCGCAGAGCTATAGGGTATGTAAGGTTTG GAGCTTGGAATAGTGACATCTGCTCGATGAACGAGCTAGTGAGCTGCGTGATGATGGCCATGGAATGCAACCTCCTCTCAGAAGAGACGCAGATTCGGGGGGCCGTGGGCATCATAGACATGGAAGGCTTCAGTGCGCACCATCTCATCACGCTGTCACCGTGGTTTCTGCGTCGAGTAGTAACTATTATACAG GATTCACTCCCTGTCCGcatcaaggggctttattttGTGAACACTCCAGCTATCTTCACTTTTGTTTATTCTCTCATCAAGTCACTTATGTCTGCAAAATTAAGGAAAAGG CTGCGACTACTTGGGAGTGACTTTTCTACTCTTGGCGACATCCTTCCTTCAGAATTTATACCCAAAGAGTATGGCGGAGAGCGGGAGGACTTTGATTACGAAAGCCAAGAGACATTTTTCCAGAGTAAGACGAGCCATTTTGAGCAAATGCGTCAATTTGGCTACTCGTCAGCTAAATAA